In Drosophila suzukii unplaced genomic scaffold, CBGP_Dsuzu_IsoJpt1.0 scf_10, whole genome shotgun sequence, the sequence GAATGCCGTTGCTTTGCTTCCTTCTCTCTCCCACTCCGCACTGGGAAAAAGTCAAAAATTCAACTTTTGTCTCAATTGTCGATTCTTGAATTATGTTGACGAAAAGGAATCGATCTAAAAGACGCATTGCACATGTGGTTCATATACGGACTGGTTGGTGGTCCGTGGATATTGGGTTCGAGTTCCAGGTTCGAGTCCACTTTGAGGCTGGATTCAacttagtttttttttatagttttgttttttttgtatatttttttagctgtactttcttttttttttatatttttgataggtttttttaattttttttaagcttttaattctttttattattttaaatcatGTTTTTATAGCCGAAACTTTTTTTAGATGTACCGACGGGACTTTAGGAAATAATCACTGCTATagatatatttatacccgttactcgtagagtaaaagggtatactagattcgtcggaaagtatgtaacaggcaggaggaagcgtttccgaccccgtaaagtatgtatattcttgattaggatccctagccgagtcgatctagccatgtccgtctgtccacctgttcggatgaacgctgagatctcgaaaactataagagaTAGCGGTGAAGCGGTGCCGCTGTCTGGGTGTAGTTTTGGATGAACCTCCTGTACCAGCCAGTTATTCCCAGTAACCTCCGCATCTGTTTGGCGGAGCTAGGCTGGGGAAATTCCTGGATCGATTGTATTTTCGCATCATCCGTTCGGATGCGTCCTTCCCCAACTACATATCCTAAATATCTTGCCTGGCTGCAGCAAAACTTGCTCTTGTCTACATCTATTGTTTGCTCTGCCCTGGCTCAACATATCAATGTGGGATTCAAATGTAGGTAAACAGACCAGTAAGTCATCCGCCTCTGGTATAACTTTATCCATTAGTCGGCACATTTGCTACGCGGCATTGCACAAGTCGAACGGCATGACTGTAAACTGACACAGTGGCCTGccgggcactgtaaacgcggtTTTCTCTCTACTTTTGGTTTCGAGAGGTATCTGCCAAAAGGCGTCTCTTAAGTCAATTGCggaccttcttcttggccatCTTCATTTATATGATTGGGCCTTTTTTTAAAGGCGtccgcccaaatatgtcaagggaaaccgcaaagactcgaacccagcaaacgaccggacaaatgcctagtacgttgtggggcgtcggcatTGCGTTTCatgtcagttcccccacctCGCATTGagtcctggatcgacaaacgagcagtagacccgcaccgcaactgctaaatgcgttaccgtaatgcttgctctcctgctctttctggactcgaacctaTCAAACGACCTGACAAATGCCTAGTTCTTCGTGGGGCGTCGaccagaaagcacctataaattgtacTTACGTAAATTTCAACAAATATTCACTCAGCACGCAGTTGTGagtatagtattataaaaacgataactcatagttcttgaGGATTCAGAAGCAGATGTGGAATGCTATGGCTTTACATGTGGATAAGCCTAATCAGAATGGCAATGGAAATACCAACGACGGCAATACAGCAAGGAGGGCGTTTGAACAACCTAAGCTACTAGCTGAAATCTTAGGTCTTGATGAATTTCTCATAGcatattttaacaatattttaattgcTATTTCTTGCCACCTACCAATTGAtccaataaaattaaaaaaaattttgtcaGAAAACCATAACACTATATATGTCCTTGTATCAATGGTTTCCAATGTCGGCAACAGTCCATAAAGTGTTAATGCACGGCTACCAAATAATAGAAGCATCAATCCTTCCACTAGGTGTTCTCGGCGAGAACGCCTCAGAGGCTCGCAACAAATACTATAAGAGTGACAGGAGGTTACATGCTCGAAAGAGTTCACGGCAGAACAACATGGCAGTCGTTTTCCACAGAGCAATGGATTCCTCAGATCCTCTTGTGTCGAGCATCTATCTAACAAAAAGATTGGTTCAGCAAAATAAACTACCCCTACCAGCAGACGTAATACAACTTTTGGAATCACCAAACTTGCTATATTCTTGTAACATgaacaataataacaatgtTCCCGATTTTAATACTAGCAATAGTGATAGTGATTCAGATTCTGACTCTGAAAATCCGTTTTCAATAGAAATTGATGTAGAAGACGACTGTTAggaacatttttaaatgtaaaatacTTATTCATAGTCATTTTAAATGCATTGttattttttacttattaatattaaggttaagtgtttaaaaaatgaattaaaaacatttgttgAATTAAACGAGTTCTAGCATTATTTATTACCGTACAATTATCAATAAGAGGAAACCTATCGCATATGGGCGTGATCAGATCGGTCTGAAACttagatatatttttatgtgcATCGACACATCATATGTACCAAATTTGAAGAACCTAGctttaaaactttaatttgCGTCTAAAAATCGGCTCGCTGGCCGAATGTGCAAAGACCATAGAATACCAAGATGTACATAGGCGTAATTTTTGCAAAGCAACCCTCACAAGTATGGGAATCTATTTTTAGAATGCCGTTGCTTTGCTTCCTTCTCTCTCCCACTCCGCACTGGGAAAAAGTCAAAAATTCAACTTTTGTCTCAATTGTCGATTCTTGAATTATGTTGACGAAAAGGAATCGATCTAAAAGACGCATTGCACATGTGGTTCATATACGGACTGGTTGGTGGTCCGTGGATATTGGGTTCGAGTTCCAGGTTCGAGTCCACTTTGAGGCTGGATTCAacttagtttttttttatagttttgttttttttgtatatttttttagctgtactttcttttttttttatatttttgataggtttttttaattttttttaagcttttaattctttttattattttaaatcatGTTTTTATAGCCGAAACTTTTTTTAGATGTACCGACGGGACTTTAGGAAATAATCACTGCTATagatatatttatacccgttactcgtagagtaaaagggtatactagattcgtcggaaagtatgtaacaggcaggaggaagcgtttccgaccccgtaaagtatgtatattcttgattaggatccctagccgagtcgatctagccatgtccgtctgtccacctgttcggatgaacgctgagatctcgaaaactataagagaTAGCGGTGAAGCGGTGCCGCTGTCTGGGTGTAGTTTTGGATGAACCTCCTGTACCAGCCAGTTATTCCCAGTAACCTCCGCATCTGTTTGGCGGAGCTAGGCTGGGGAAATTCCTGGATCGATTGTATTTTCGCATCATCCGTTCGGATGCGTCCTTCCCCAACTACATATCCTAAATATCTTGCCTGGCTGCAGCAAAACTTGCTCTTGTCTACATCTATTGTTTGCTCTGCCCTGGCTCAACATATCAATGTGGGCTTCAAATGTAGGTAAACAGACCAGTAAGTCATCCGCCTCTGGTATAACTTTATCCATTAGTCGGCACATTTGCTACGCGGCATTGCACAAGTCGAACGGCATGACTGTAAACTGACACAGTGGCCTGccgggcactgtaaacgcggtTTTCTCTCTACTTTTGGTTTCGAGAGGTATCTGCCAAAAGGCGTCTCTTAAGTCAATTGCggaccttcttcttggccatCTTCATTTATATGATTGGGCCTTTTTTTAAAGGCGtccgcccaaatatgtcaagggaaaccgcaaagactcgaacccagcaaacgaccggacaaatgcctagtacgttgtggggcgtcggcatTGCGTTTCatgtcagttcccccacctCGCATTGagtcctggatcgacaaacgagcagtagacccgcaccgcaactgctaaatgcgttaccgtaatgcttgctctcctgctctttctggactcgaacctaTCAAACGACCTGACAAATGCCTAGTTCTTCGTGGGGCGTCGaccagaaagcacctataaattgtacTTACGTAAATTTCAACAAATATTCACTCAGCACGCAGTTGTGagtatagtattataaaaacgataactcatagttcttgattttaggaaattctggtaaatttgCTCATGAACACAACATGAAATTCTACgattaaaaaaacatttcaaagtcaggTCTCTATcctgcgacaaagttctgattgagtggccTCTCAACACTAACGTTCTCAGAAGTTGGGGGCTTTACAGTTactaatttaaagacaaaCAAGTAAGTAggtgcatatttaaaattatataaattataattacgtgggcatattagtgcccgagtcctgacagggacttgggccgagggagaggcgtccgatgttcaggcaccatttgccggcataagctacgtcggcGATCTTGGTAAGCTTCTCTCATCTCCAACATAaagagaataaatattaaaagtgcctggaaaataatattagtcataaatttcgtcagtcatcagtccacactgcccaacaagcttagctgtcacttgatcgcaatacgatcgggctgtgttttttTTATCTTATCTAAACGGGAAaggacaatgaccgttggaacggtagagataatgattgccttttcggtcttgttacagtgggcaagtggtgaaaaatttagacggaaggtctcaatgtATAAGTACTCTAATTCATGCACAGTTATTGGTAATTTTGCTTCGGATAACAAGTATagaattcttacgttaaacTGTGGATCATTGTTTATAGtctttgctaaagcttctgaagtgatcatggtgcacggatatatatatatatttatttataagaaaggaaccgtgttccgaccatcttaccctccttttaatcctgggcgatgagacctcgacgctccggatcctgggctttgggagatgTTATAATGggattatatatatatatacgtgcaagattTGATGGCGGTTCACAAAAACATAACACACAAATtacgttacacaaaaaaaaataccactatcgctgtatagatatgtatgtatctaTGCATCGTATGAGAGTTCCACTGCggcacacgtcagttccaatgctcgggctgTGGCTGCTCGGTGCAGCttcaatttcttgttcagcgtgTGTATttgggggttctgtttacacttgcattcagaaatgcatgtactcgaaaattgtttataattgattttggcgattcactttttgtttataattttggagtgcaatttattcgccttttattgtctttttgaTGCTTCACTTCACTGCATCTGCTCGGCTTATGCTCCGATGTGGGTCAGGGTCCAGGgcgtgatgttggtcgcggcgtctctgaacagagcgcttgtacaTCTTAACCACCCCAAGGATCACTAGAATTAAAAGTAGTCCAACGATGACcttcatggtcttgttgacatcttgaatatcgttcttgtggtcaacgatctctacggtgttaatcacattggcggtgctgccgtCCACTTTGGACTTTTTGCtgcccatcttggggtccttaggccatATACTTGGTTCACTACttcttttcgtccttcggaATATATCGGGATATACAAGTAGGGATGCCGCTGTTTCTTTGGCTTCCCCAACCAAGCATTTTCGTAAACGCATCAGATTCTGCAAGTTATTGTGCTGAAAAAGAGATGTTGAGTCATCAAAACTTCTTTTGAACAGCGGGCATTCCTCAGAATTTTCAGAAAACTTAGGTAGATCATGAAGGACTGCGGTGGATCCCTGAGGATTTTGAATGTTCCCGTACAAAGGTTGATCAAGGCATCCGTTGGTGTCAGTATTGTCTTCTTCACCCGTTCTATGTTTACTCTCATCGTATTGCGTATCGCGTTCACATTCAAACTGCCTCAATTGTCGATCAGATGGAGATTTAATGTCACGTTGATTACTCTGTATTCCTAAATGTGCATTTCGAATATCATgttcaataatttttttctttctgttCGGAGCGCTGCTAGTATGGCCACAATTTCGGAGTTGTTCTCTTGCCTATCTTCCGTTGTGCGATACCACACGTTCCCTGTTGTACAATTTTGTTATGTATATCCTCTCCTACATCTTAATGTGTTCTTTCGAGTATGGTTTTGTCCAAATTTTCCTGATCAGATCGGTGGAACTCATCTTTTTGCTTCTTAAATTGTATTGGCTCATTTAGCTAATTTTAGCTACACGTTGGGGGTGTTATATTTACCCTGGCGGCTAGCTACGCCCCTGTTCATATCCTTCTTTGGTCACCAAAAATACGCTCTCCGCTTCCTGAGACAATTTTCGAACAGACTTGCAGAGTCTAGATTGAGTACGGTAAAATTGGTGCACAACGGGTTCTGTGTCTACATGTACTTGTAGTTGTATTCAATACGTCAAAAACTTGGCGTTCTTTTTCGCACACTTTCACAGATTTCTGTTGAATTTCACAATGAACAAATTGCCTACAGACAGTAGCAGCGTCGGGTCTGTGACAGCAATTGTGTTGATATGTTGATCGGTGTCTATTTTAAACTTGCTTCAAAATATGCCTACAGACAATAACGGCATCTGGTCTGTGACAGCTATACTTTGAACTTCCTCCAGTTTACACAGATTTCAGATCGCTCTAAGAAATTCAAAACGCTTCTCAATTTACAAGACAAAATTGAAAGATGTTCAGACAAATACACAAAAATCgtcattttcaatatttattatgCGTTTCAATTTTGTGCTTTCTTAGCGCGTCAACTTTTCACAACTATTTTTTTCACATTGCCAGTATAACCAGCTCATAACAAATCAAActtcttttcttttcaattCAAGTTAATACCAAAAACAATACATATTTTTCTCAAACTAAATACTAAATCCTTacacccactttaacgcccaaaaaccgccaacaaacttcaaaaaatcttaGGTATGAATGCGGATATTTCAGAAACTGTCAAAGATAgggaattgggatttcagatttagattccgtagcaccgcaagtttgttacgcgaatatgccacgcccaaaagccggaaaacattttaattgaaatgtattagtctcgtcaatacctatcgattgacccaaaaaaaagtttgccacgctcactctaacgcacGTAAccctgtctaccgcccacataaccatatattgacacctcgggtaggtggcgcgtttcaatctcgctttgctgcttgcatacctccatttcccttttgtctgtttagctgattaacgggtatctgatagtcggggtactcgactatagcgttcttccttgttatttatgtattagtttgactttaaaatgttctttattggtaaacaattttatttctgtgtgtataattaaacaaatatttttttttgaaattttggcattacttttaataatatcacGATTTTAGATCTGAGACTTTTTTTAGACACTTGTTGTGCAATTTGtacaacttaaaaaaaaatcccgCATAGTTTCCATATAAATCTTTTGTgattctactttatttattacGTTTGCCGGGGCCGAAAACTTTACAGCGCACACCCACGAAACTTTAACAAAGGATAAACAACTACTGTAACCGAAAATAACTATATTAACAATGCAAAactattaattttaattaaataaataacaaactAAATCTTACCAAAGACCATAGAATTCCAGGATGCGTAACGAGGAGTAAGAAAATGTATACAGGCGTAATTTTTGCAAAGCAACCCTCACACGTATGGGAATCTGTTTTTAGAACGCTGTTGCTTCTCGCTTCCTTCTCTCTCCTACTCCGCACTGGGAAAAAGTCAAAAATTCAACTTTTGTCTCAATTGTCGATTCTTGAATTATGTTGACGAAAAGGAATCGATCTAAAAGACGCATTGCACATGTGGTTCATATACGGGCTGTGTGTCTACTCCGTTGTAAGTGGAAAATCAATAATCAAGTGAGAgatgaaaatggaaaaaaataaatggcgAAACAAAAAAAGAGGATTCAGAAGCAGATGTGGAATGCTATGGCTTTACATGTGGATAAGCCTAATCAGAATGGCAATGGAAATACCAACGACGGCAATACAGCAAGGAGGGCGTTTGAACAACCTAAGCTACTAGCTGAAATCTTAGGTCTTGATGAATTTCTCATAGcatattttaacaatattttaattgcTATTTCTTGCCACCTACCAATTGAtccaataaaattaaaaaaaattttgtcaGAAAACCATAACACTATATATGTCCTTGTATCCATGGTTTCCAATGTCGGCAACAGTCCATAAAGTGTTAATGCACGGCTACCAAATAATAATTGATGCTTCAATCCTTCCACTAGGTGTTCTCGGCGAGAACGCCTCAGAGGCTCGCAACAAATACTATAAGAGTGACAGGAGGTTACATGCTCGAAAGAGTTCACGGCAGAACAACATGGCAGTCGTTTTCCACAGAGCAATGGATTCCTCAGATCCTCTTGTGTCGAGCATCTATCTAACAAAAAGATTGGTTCAGCAAAATAAACTACCCCTACCAGCAGACGTAATACAACTTTTGGAATCACCAAACTTGCTATATTCTTGTAACATgaacaataataacaatgtTCCCGATTTTAATACTAGCAATAGTGATAGTGATTCAGATTCTGACTCTGAAAATCCGTTTTCAATAGAAATTGATGTAGAAGACGACTGTTAggaacatttttaaatgtaaaatacTTATTCATAGTCATTTTAAATGCATTGttat encodes:
- the LOC139354578 gene encoding uncharacterized protein, translating into MRLRKCLVGEAKETAASLLVYPDIFRRTKRSSEPSIWPKDPKMGSKKSKVDGSTANVINTVEIVDHKNDIQDVNKTMKVIVGLLLILVILGVVKMYKRSVQRRRDQHHALDPDPHRSISRADAVK